From Glycine soja cultivar W05 chromosome 4, ASM419377v2, whole genome shotgun sequence, the proteins below share one genomic window:
- the LOC114409596 gene encoding myb family transcription factor EFM-like — protein MSSQVELSMDYKPYSYSTLLKSYADETETDQTHKLEEFLSRLEEERVKIDAFKRELPLCMQLLTNAVEASRQQLQAFRSNQGTRPVLEEFMPIKHPNSQESTEKTSNISDKANWMTSAQLWSQASEGTKPQSTITSPKNGADMGFSVSPNPALDNKHRNGGAFLPFSKERNSCQGLRDLPEVALASSEKEMEKKCELESEKCSKRENSGKGSGSCEGVVDQGKSASVASEAQTTNTTITTTTNNTTGQTHRKARRCWSPDLHRRFVNALQMLGGSQVATPKQIRELMKVDGLTNDEVKSHLQKYRLHTRRPSPSLQTGAPTPQLVVFGGIWVPPEYARAAAHSGGPTLCGPHPTSHVPPPHYCAPTPMPQEFYNSAPSLSLPSPAHENILHHHHFHMYKTAPQTRSSPVSDVRSGGDRSETIEDGKSESGSWKAENGEKKGLAALRDQEGDESTGSEITLKF, from the exons ATGTCATCACAAGTAGAGCTAAGCATGGATTACAAGCCCTACAGCTACTCCACACTGCTGAAATCATATGCAGATGAAACTGAAACTGATCAGACCCACAAGCTCGAAGAGTTCCTCTCTCGCTTAGAGGAAGAGCGTGTCAAGATTGATGCCTTCAAGCGCGAGCTTCCTCTCTGCATGCAACTCCTAACCAACG CCGTGGAGGCTTCAAGACAGCAACTACAAGCCTTCAGATCGAACCAAGGAACAAGGCCAGTTCTGGAAGAATTCATGCCAATAAAGCATCCAAACTCTCAAGAAAGCACTgaaaaaacatcaaacatatCTGACAAGGCGAATTGGATGACATCAGCTCAACTATGGAGCCAAGCAAGCGAAGGAACCAAACCACAATCCACAATTACATCACCAAAAAACGGTGCTGATATGGGCTTTAGCGTGAGCCCTAATCCAGCCCTAGACAACAAACATAGGAATGGGGGAGCCTTTTTACCATTCTCAAAAGAACGAAACTCGTGCCAAGGATTAAGGGATCTTCCTGAGGTGGCCCTTGCCTCTTCTGAGAAAGAAATGGAGAAGAAGTGTGAATTAGAGTCAGAGAAATGTTCCAAAAGGGAAAATTCAGGCAAAGGATCAGGGAGTTGTGAAGGGGTTGTAGATCAGGGAAAAAGTGCTTCAGTTGCATCTGAGGCACAAACAACAAATACTACCATCACCACCACAACTAACAACACTACTGGCCAAACTCATAGGAAAGCAAGAAGGTGTTGGTCACCGGATTTGCACCGTCGATTTGTTAATGCTCTTCAAATGCTCGGTGGATCTCAAG TGGCCACCCCAAAACAGATTAGGGAGCTGATGAAGGTTGACGGTTTGACCAATGATGAAGTTAAAAGCCATCTCCAG AAATATAGGCTTCACACTAGAAGACCTAGTCCAAGCCTACAAACCGGAGCCCCAACACCCCAGCTAGTAGTCTTTGGAGGAATTTGGGTGCCACCGGAGTATGCCAGGGCTGCAGCACACTCTGGTGGCCCCACCCTCTGTGGCCCACATCCTACCTCACATGTGCCACCTCCACACTACTGTGCACCCACCCCAATGCCCCAAGAGTTCTATAACTCGGCTCCGTCACTGTCCTTACCGTCACCAGCACATGAAAACATCCTTCACCACCACCATTTTCACATGTACAAGACAGCACCACAGACCCGAAGCTCTCCAGTGTCTGATGTTCGGAGCGGTGGCGACCGGTCGGAGACCATTGAGGATGGGAAGTCGGAGAGTGGTAGCTGGAAAGCAGAGAATGGAGAGAAGAAAGGGTTGGCAGCACTAAGAGATCAAGAAGGGGATGAGAGCACTGGAAGTGAGATTACTCTTAAATTCTAG